One region of Epilithonimonas zeae genomic DNA includes:
- a CDS encoding S41 family peptidase — MKKQILIIFLLLSLGISAQMDKEKWTEDIKYLQSNLTNKHYNLFALRSEADFTKDINNIISKTDELSDFQIALKLQQALAKQGDTHTNLSLKKFIDKNQVLPLSSYFYGNDLYVTLTNSENKELLGGKILAINGFDIKTITDSLSTLFPNENLGIFRTRIPEILPFNQALKNFGFSKTDDVKIKYEKDGKISEKTVIPSVITKENRVKITLKALTFPQENKRKYFEKKYFDQEKILYILYNVCTTNEKNNPASDNPLNFGEFEDSVFKIIKDNKVDKLIFDMRYNGGGSSKQGREFVEKLAANKEINKKGHLFVVLGRDTFSSAILNASDFQDETKAIFVGEETSGKPNHYGELQSLELPNSKLKLTYSTFYFVRTKKKNVNTIKPDYLVETSFNDYVNGIDPVFEFIKNYH; from the coding sequence ATGAAAAAACAGATTCTTATTATTTTTCTTCTACTTTCTTTGGGGATTTCTGCCCAAATGGATAAAGAGAAGTGGACTGAAGATATAAAATATCTGCAAAGTAATCTGACCAATAAACATTACAATCTTTTTGCACTCCGTTCGGAAGCGGATTTCACGAAAGACATTAATAATATCATTTCTAAAACGGATGAACTTAGTGATTTCCAAATCGCATTGAAACTACAACAAGCGCTTGCAAAACAAGGCGACACACACACCAATTTATCATTAAAAAAGTTCATCGATAAAAATCAAGTTTTGCCATTGAGCTCTTATTTCTATGGCAATGACTTGTATGTTACCTTGACCAATTCTGAAAACAAAGAATTATTAGGTGGAAAGATTTTAGCCATTAATGGTTTTGATATTAAAACAATAACAGACAGCTTATCTACTTTGTTCCCAAATGAAAATTTGGGTATTTTCAGAACCCGAATTCCTGAGATTTTGCCTTTTAATCAAGCTCTCAAGAATTTTGGTTTTTCTAAGACTGATGATGTAAAGATAAAATATGAAAAGGATGGAAAAATATCAGAGAAAACAGTTATTCCATCGGTTATAACCAAAGAAAACAGAGTAAAGATCACTCTAAAAGCGTTGACTTTTCCACAGGAAAACAAGCGTAAATATTTCGAGAAAAAATATTTTGACCAAGAGAAAATCCTATACATTCTTTACAATGTTTGCACGACCAACGAAAAAAATAATCCAGCTTCTGATAATCCTTTAAATTTTGGAGAATTTGAGGATTCAGTTTTCAAAATTATCAAGGACAATAAAGTTGACAAGTTGATTTTCGATATGCGATATAATGGTGGTGGAAGTTCCAAACAAGGCAGAGAATTTGTTGAAAAGCTTGCAGCCAATAAAGAAATCAATAAAAAAGGTCATCTTTTTGTCGTTTTAGGGCGTGATACTTTTTCTTCCGCAATCCTGAATGCCTCAGATTTTCAAGACGAAACCAAAGCTATATTTGTGGGAGAAGAAACATCCGGAAAGCCTAATCATTATGGGGAACTTCAGAGTCTTGAGTTACCTAATTCAAAATTAAAATTGACCTATTCCACATTTTATTTCGTAAGAACTAAAAAGAAAAACGTCAATACTATAAAACCAGATTATCTGGTAGAAACATCTTTTAATGATTATGTTAATGGCATAGACCCCGTTTTTGAATTTATAAAAAATTATCATTGA
- a CDS encoding DUF1016 N-terminal domain-containing protein codes for MSVQRQLFDEISQLLELARKRVVTSVNQTMVITYFEIGRMIVEDEQNGENRAEYGKAILKDLSLHLTERFGKGFSQRNLEQMRQFYLSYSIPQTPSAQLKISTNTNPQTVSAELQKPNNQSFEISETTSRNFSSKLNLSWSHYLKLMRIKDLNERKFYEIEAYKNNWSLRELQRQY; via the coding sequence ATGAGTGTTCAACGACAATTATTTGACGAAATCTCCCAATTATTAGAATTGGCAAGAAAACGTGTTGTGACCAGCGTAAATCAAACGATGGTCATTACCTATTTCGAGATTGGAAGAATGATTGTAGAAGATGAGCAAAATGGAGAAAATCGTGCAGAATACGGAAAAGCGATTTTAAAAGATTTGTCTTTGCATCTGACAGAGAGATTCGGGAAAGGTTTTTCTCAAAGAAATTTGGAGCAAATGAGACAATTCTATTTGTCTTATTCAATTCCGCAAACACCTTCTGCGCAATTGAAAATTTCAACGAATACAAATCCGCAGACAGTGTCTGCGGAATTACAAAAACCTAATAATCAATCTTTTGAAATTTCAGAAACAACTTCCCGAAATTTTTCTTCAAAATTAAATCTTTCTTGGTCTCATTATCTAAAATTAATGAGAATCAAAGATTTAAATGAGAGGAAATTCTACGAAATCGAGGCATATAAAAATAATTGGAGCTTACGAGAATTACAAAGACAATATTGA
- a CDS encoding tetratricopeptide repeat protein, with protein MERFQKYYLSLIFLAIYSQISAQANCSVFKEENCRKACEISNQASEYQGLSLSQLAFDKAIEICPTYDNAYFEKAVPYLKNGDFVTWKVLIDKAVELNPKEHLGYRAWCRYQFLRDYKGAIEDVEALEKIYPTGYLGYSANGDYELHIAKAICYSAIGQKEKAVSIIENQLAKKDHNVGLYDHYQLGVTYFELNQYDKALENFEKQSKVYDFAENIYFRAKVSKIRNKDYLDLKSLAQKSYDEGKIMLEGYTHHFNKVYRKQIAEL; from the coding sequence ATGGAAAGGTTTCAGAAATATTACCTTAGTTTAATTTTCCTTGCGATATATTCACAAATTTCCGCACAGGCTAATTGCAGTGTTTTCAAAGAAGAAAATTGCAGGAAAGCTTGCGAAATTTCTAATCAGGCCAGTGAATATCAAGGTCTTTCTTTGTCGCAATTAGCATTTGACAAAGCCATAGAAATTTGTCCAACTTACGATAATGCTTATTTTGAAAAAGCTGTTCCTTATCTCAAAAATGGGGATTTTGTTACTTGGAAAGTTCTGATTGACAAAGCAGTTGAACTTAACCCTAAAGAACATTTGGGATATCGTGCTTGGTGTAGATATCAGTTTCTGAGAGATTACAAAGGTGCAATTGAAGATGTTGAAGCTTTAGAAAAAATCTATCCAACTGGATATTTGGGATATTCTGCCAACGGCGATTACGAATTGCATATTGCAAAAGCGATTTGCTACTCAGCGATCGGACAAAAAGAGAAAGCGGTTTCTATCATAGAAAATCAGCTGGCAAAAAAAGACCATAATGTTGGACTATATGACCATTATCAATTAGGCGTCACTTATTTTGAATTAAATCAATACGACAAAGCCTTAGAAAATTTTGAAAAACAAAGCAAAGTTTACGATTTTGCAGAAAATATATATTTTAGAGCTAAGGTTTCTAAAATCAGGAACAAAGATTATTTGGATTTGAAAAGTTTAGCCCAGAAGTCTTACGACGAAGGAAAAATAATGTTGGAAGGCTATACGCATCATTTCAACAAAGTTTACAGAAAGCAGATTGCCGAACTGTAA
- a CDS encoding sigma-54 interaction domain-containing protein gives MADLQSIKTRFGIIGNFPALNRALEKSIQVAPTDISVLVIGESGVGKEFIPKIIHSESRRKHQPYIVVNCGAIPEGTIDSELFGHEKGAFTGATSTRKGYFEVADGGTIFLDEVGELPLQTQVRLLRVLESGEFMKVGSSQVQKTNVRIVAATNVNMMKAIQDGRFREDLYYRLNTVQIDMPALRERKGDIHLLFRKFAIDFAEKYRMPELRLTDDAVAYLENYAFPGNVRQLRNLVEQMTVVEQNREINSVKLAEYIPMNANLPAVVQKGGGGSSSSDFGSEREIMYKVLFDMRNDINDLKSLTSELIKSRGSSDLSSQEKNLINRIYTPESAQSANPNSLLYFENNNNNQSQVHHPTIISEDEDHHYNDVEDIEIEEARPESLSLQNNEKDLIIKALEKHKGRRNKAADELGISQRTLYRKIKQYNLEE, from the coding sequence ATGGCAGACTTACAATCTATAAAAACACGCTTCGGAATCATTGGAAATTTTCCGGCACTTAATCGTGCTTTGGAGAAATCGATTCAAGTTGCTCCTACAGATATTTCGGTTCTCGTAATTGGAGAAAGTGGTGTGGGAAAAGAATTTATCCCGAAAATTATCCACTCAGAATCTAGAAGAAAACATCAGCCTTACATCGTTGTAAATTGTGGAGCAATCCCAGAAGGAACCATTGATTCAGAATTATTTGGCCACGAAAAAGGAGCGTTCACTGGCGCAACTTCTACAAGAAAAGGTTATTTTGAAGTGGCTGATGGGGGAACAATTTTCCTGGATGAAGTTGGTGAATTACCTTTACAAACTCAGGTTCGTCTTTTGAGAGTTTTGGAAAGTGGAGAATTTATGAAAGTTGGTTCTTCTCAAGTTCAAAAAACAAACGTCAGAATAGTTGCTGCAACAAATGTCAATATGATGAAAGCCATTCAGGATGGACGTTTTCGTGAAGATTTGTATTATCGTTTGAACACGGTTCAGATTGATATGCCAGCTTTGCGAGAAAGAAAAGGCGACATCCATTTGTTATTCAGAAAGTTTGCGATAGATTTTGCTGAGAAATACAGAATGCCGGAATTGAGATTGACAGACGATGCCGTTGCTTATCTAGAAAATTATGCATTTCCAGGAAACGTTCGTCAACTTAGAAATTTGGTAGAGCAAATGACCGTTGTGGAACAAAATCGCGAAATCAATTCTGTAAAATTAGCCGAATACATTCCGATGAATGCAAATCTTCCGGCTGTTGTTCAAAAAGGTGGCGGCGGAAGCTCCAGCTCAGATTTCGGTTCGGAGCGGGAAATTATGTACAAAGTTCTCTTCGATATGAGAAACGACATCAATGATTTAAAATCCTTAACTTCGGAGCTTATTAAAAGTAGAGGAAGTTCTGACCTTAGCTCTCAGGAAAAAAATCTGATTAACAGAATTTATACGCCGGAATCAGCTCAGAGCGCAAACCCAAATTCTTTGCTTTACTTCGAAAATAATAACAATAATCAAAGTCAGGTTCATCATCCAACGATTATTTCTGAGGACGAAGACCATCATTATAACGATGTAGAAGATATTGAAATCGAGGAAGCAAGACCAGAATCTTTATCACTTCAAAATAATGAAAAAGATTTGATTATCAAAGCTTTGGAAAAACACAAAGGTAGAAGAAATAAAGCTGCGGACGAGTTGGGAATTTCGCAAAGAACACTTTACAGAAAAATAAAACAATATAATCTTGAGGAATAA
- a CDS encoding LptE family protein, translating into MIPKYNRNSLLSTFKTCIFLLVSCFLISCYSFSGSSLREDMKTIKINMFPNNAANNLPSLSQDFTVALQNRFLQRSGLKGALENPDLLIEGEITDYNITPTSIGAATTSTTGNVVQAQQNKLTITVKVHYENSKDPTLSFDRTYSDEAVFNSDLDLNTIETSQVKIVNERIIVKIFNDIVANW; encoded by the coding sequence ATGATTCCAAAATATAATCGCAATTCATTGTTGAGCACATTCAAAACTTGTATATTTTTACTTGTTTCTTGTTTCTTGATTTCCTGTTATAGCTTTTCAGGTTCTTCTTTGAGAGAAGATATGAAAACTATAAAAATCAATATGTTTCCAAACAATGCTGCCAATAATCTCCCGAGTCTAAGTCAGGATTTTACGGTAGCTTTGCAAAATCGTTTTCTTCAAAGGTCTGGTTTGAAAGGCGCTTTGGAAAACCCGGATTTGTTGATAGAAGGTGAAATAACAGATTACAATATCACGCCGACAAGTATTGGTGCCGCAACCACTTCTACAACCGGAAATGTAGTGCAGGCGCAACAAAACAAGTTAACGATTACTGTAAAAGTACATTACGAAAACAGCAAAGATCCGACATTAAGTTTTGACAGAACTTACAGTGATGAAGCGGTTTTCAACAGTGATTTGGACTTGAACACAATAGAAACCTCACAGGTAAAAATTGTGAACGAGAGAATCATCGTCAAAATTTTCAATGATATTGTAGCCAATTGGTAA
- a CDS encoding GLPGLI family protein, protein MKLLKILSVLAMPFVMAQQNTRFVYQVTLSPDSTNVEKKTESAYLDTDGKKSVFYAENSMKRDSLMERMRATNNFDREQMQNLRSNLQFTIEKDLTNQSLVYKSRIGRDNYSYPETPVFEWKILPETVKIGDYQTQKAETKFGGRTWYAWFTQEIPFQDGPYKFSGLPGLIVKVQDTKGDYSFDLMQTKKIAEIYQPLNRGQIISLSKSKYTDMEKKMQKDPASFVNAQRNTGGRGGGNRPGMDPKEMQARQKRMEAEIKSRNNPIELK, encoded by the coding sequence ATGAAATTATTAAAAATATTAAGCGTGTTGGCAATGCCGTTTGTTATGGCGCAGCAAAATACGCGCTTTGTTTATCAGGTAACGTTGTCGCCAGATTCTACCAATGTTGAGAAAAAAACAGAATCTGCTTATTTGGATACAGATGGGAAAAAATCTGTGTTCTATGCAGAAAATTCTATGAAAAGAGATTCTTTGATGGAAAGGATGCGTGCGACCAATAATTTTGACAGAGAACAAATGCAGAATTTGAGAAGCAATCTCCAATTTACTATAGAAAAGGACCTTACTAATCAAAGCTTGGTTTATAAATCAAGAATTGGTAGAGATAATTATTCTTATCCGGAAACACCCGTTTTTGAATGGAAAATCTTACCAGAAACTGTGAAAATCGGAGATTACCAAACACAAAAAGCAGAAACAAAATTTGGTGGCAGGACTTGGTACGCTTGGTTTACGCAAGAAATTCCTTTCCAGGACGGGCCTTACAAATTCTCTGGCTTGCCGGGACTGATTGTAAAAGTTCAGGATACAAAAGGTGATTATTCTTTCGATTTGATGCAAACTAAGAAGATTGCAGAAATCTATCAGCCTTTGAATCGAGGGCAAATTATCTCACTTTCCAAATCTAAATATACCGATATGGAGAAAAAAATGCAAAAAGACCCAGCTAGTTTCGTGAATGCTCAAAGAAATACTGGCGGCCGAGGTGGTGGAAACCGACCAGGAATGGATCCAAAAGAAATGCAGGCAAGACAAAAACGAATGGAAGCTGAAATCAAAAGCCGAAATAATCCTATTGAATTGAAATAA
- a CDS encoding GLPGLI family protein, whose product MKKIFILMMLFFFFGEMISQTERYVYRTEVNPDTINLVDMKVETTFLDVKNNQSLFISESKLLRDSLVAVLKSQGNLDVKKSKKNKQEFPKLANGKSIQPTFFEYFIKKNYENRAINLVENIGSRQVYYQEDRKMNWDVSQQTSNLNGYKVQKATVNFGGRTWTAWFAPEIKISDGPYKLSGLPGLILKLEDDKGDYKFNFVKKLSIPNTFTEDIKADARKSTRINFQGDKASVKMEMAKSKDSEIDLDNFNPGGGRGMYQRGGMNNGFGGQPGQGMNGGMPNGEMGAPDVQIGNTPRSSSGNGNMMSFGNTNPIELSNK is encoded by the coding sequence ATGAAGAAGATTTTTATTTTGATGATGCTGTTTTTCTTTTTTGGAGAAATGATTAGCCAGACCGAAAGATATGTTTATCGTACGGAAGTGAATCCTGATACGATAAATCTTGTAGATATGAAGGTAGAGACGACTTTTCTGGATGTGAAAAATAATCAATCGTTATTCATTAGTGAAAGTAAATTGTTGAGAGATTCTTTGGTTGCAGTTTTGAAAAGTCAAGGAAATCTGGATGTGAAAAAATCAAAAAAGAATAAGCAGGAATTCCCAAAATTAGCTAACGGAAAATCAATCCAGCCTACTTTTTTTGAATATTTCATCAAAAAAAATTATGAAAACAGAGCGATAAATCTTGTAGAAAATATTGGCTCGAGACAGGTTTATTATCAGGAAGACCGAAAAATGAATTGGGATGTTTCTCAACAGACTTCAAATCTTAATGGTTATAAAGTTCAGAAAGCAACTGTAAATTTTGGAGGAAGAACTTGGACGGCTTGGTTTGCTCCGGAAATTAAAATCTCTGATGGGCCTTACAAACTATCAGGATTACCAGGATTGATTTTGAAGCTGGAAGATGATAAAGGCGATTACAAATTTAATTTTGTCAAAAAATTATCAATCCCGAATACTTTTACGGAAGATATAAAAGCAGACGCGAGAAAATCTACAAGAATTAATTTCCAAGGCGATAAAGCTTCTGTAAAAATGGAAATGGCAAAGAGTAAAGATTCGGAAATTGATTTGGATAATTTCAATCCAGGTGGTGGAAGAGGGATGTATCAAAGAGGTGGAATGAACAACGGATTTGGTGGCCAACCCGGACAAGGAATGAATGGTGGAATGCCAAATGGCGAAATGGGAGCTCCGGATGTGCAAATAGGAAATACGCCAAGAAGCTCTTCCGGAAATGGTAATATGATGAGTTTTGGAAATACAAACCCAATTGAATTAAGTAACAAATAA
- a CDS encoding HesB/IscA family protein, giving the protein MIQVSDQAKSKAAQLMTEEGFNPETDYIRVGVKSGGCSGLEYVLKFDNVKNETDQIFEDNGVRVIIEKKSILYLAGTTLEYSGGLNGKGFIFNNPNAARTCGCGESFSL; this is encoded by the coding sequence ATGATACAAGTAAGCGACCAGGCAAAATCCAAAGCAGCTCAGTTGATGACTGAAGAAGGCTTCAACCCTGAGACTGACTATATAAGAGTGGGCGTAAAAAGTGGCGGATGTTCCGGACTAGAATACGTCCTGAAGTTTGATAATGTAAAAAATGAAACCGACCAAATCTTTGAAGATAATGGTGTACGCGTAATCATCGAGAAAAAATCGATTCTTTATCTTGCCGGTACAACTCTAGAATATTCAGGAGGTTTGAATGGAAAAGGTTTTATTTTTAATAATCCGAATGCTGCAAGAACTTGCGGTTGTGGAGAATCTTTTAGTTTATAA
- the sufB gene encoding Fe-S cluster assembly protein SufB, whose translation MSKYTEDDLRVDLENQKYEFGFETDIEYEDFPIGLNEDIIRAISAKKEEPQWMTDWRLESYRIWLKMEEPNWANIKYQKPDFQAIRYYAAPKAKPELASLDEVDPELLKTFAKLGINIEEQKRLANVAVDIVVDSVSVKTTFQETLKEKGIIFCSISEAIKEHPDLVKQYIGKVVPRGDNFYAALNSAVFSDGSFCYIPKGVRCPMELSTYFRINQSGTGQFERTLVIADEGSYVSYLEGCTAPSRDENQLHAAVVELIALDDAEIKYSTVQNWYPGDEEGKGGVFNFVTKRGLCERNAKISWTQVETGSAVTWKYPSCILKGDNSVGEFYSIAVTNMHQYADTGTKMIHIGKNTKSTIISKGISAGKSNNSYRGLVKVMPTAKGARNFSQCDSLLMGNECGAHTFPYIEIKDPTAQLEHEATTSKIGEDQIFYCNQRGIDTERAIALIVNGFSKEVLNKLPMEFAIEAQKLLEISLEGSVG comes from the coding sequence ATGTCTAAATACACCGAAGACGACCTAAGAGTCGATCTCGAAAATCAAAAGTACGAATTCGGATTTGAAACCGACATTGAATATGAGGATTTCCCGATTGGTCTGAATGAAGACATCATTCGTGCTATTTCTGCCAAAAAAGAAGAACCACAATGGATGACCGATTGGCGTCTGGAGTCTTATAGAATTTGGTTGAAAATGGAAGAGCCCAATTGGGCCAACATCAAATATCAAAAACCCGACTTTCAAGCCATCAGATATTACGCTGCTCCAAAGGCAAAACCGGAATTGGCAAGTCTTGATGAAGTTGACCCGGAATTGTTGAAGACTTTCGCAAAATTGGGAATCAATATCGAGGAACAAAAACGTTTAGCGAATGTTGCAGTTGATATTGTAGTGGATTCAGTATCTGTAAAAACGACTTTTCAGGAAACCTTGAAGGAGAAAGGGATTATCTTTTGCTCTATTTCTGAAGCAATTAAAGAACATCCGGATTTGGTAAAACAATATATCGGGAAAGTTGTTCCAAGAGGCGATAATTTTTACGCCGCTTTGAACTCCGCAGTTTTTTCTGACGGAAGTTTCTGTTACATCCCAAAAGGTGTAAGATGCCCGATGGAATTATCAACTTATTTCCGTATCAATCAGTCTGGAACAGGACAATTCGAAAGAACTTTGGTCATTGCTGATGAAGGAAGTTACGTTTCATATTTGGAAGGTTGTACAGCTCCATCTAGAGATGAGAATCAGCTTCACGCTGCGGTTGTTGAATTGATTGCCTTGGATGATGCTGAAATCAAATATTCGACTGTTCAAAACTGGTATCCTGGCGATGAAGAAGGAAAAGGCGGGGTTTTCAATTTTGTGACGAAGAGAGGACTTTGCGAAAGAAATGCAAAAATCTCCTGGACTCAGGTCGAAACTGGTTCTGCTGTAACTTGGAAATATCCTAGCTGCATTTTGAAAGGCGATAATTCGGTTGGTGAATTTTATTCAATCGCGGTTACCAATATGCACCAATATGCAGATACAGGAACGAAGATGATTCACATCGGGAAGAATACCAAATCAACCATTATTTCCAAAGGAATTTCTGCCGGAAAATCTAATAACTCTTATCGTGGATTGGTAAAAGTAATGCCGACTGCAAAAGGAGCAAGAAACTTTTCTCAGTGTGATTCTTTGTTGATGGGTAATGAATGTGGTGCACATACTTTTCCTTATATCGAAATCAAAGATCCGACGGCGCAGTTGGAACACGAAGCAACAACTTCGAAAATCGGGGAAGACCAGATTTTTTACTGTAACCAAAGAGGAATCGACACAGAAAGAGCAATTGCTTTGATTGTCAACGGATTCAGCAAAGAAGTTTTGAATAAACTTCCAATGGAATTTGCTATTGAAGCTCAGAAATTACTTGAGATTTCCCTGGAAGGTTCGGTTGGGTAA
- a CDS encoding GxxExxY protein, producing MTKTEVTQLSYDIVGCAIKVHKELGPGLLESVYELCLAYELNEKGYLVNQQVTTKINYGKIEIETPLKIDLLVNDTIIVEIKTVEKLLPVHQAQLMTYMKILKKPQGLLINFYTDNITKSMIPLVNEYFSKLPE from the coding sequence ATGACCAAAACAGAAGTAACACAGCTCTCTTACGATATTGTAGGATGTGCAATCAAGGTTCATAAAGAATTAGGACCAGGATTGTTGGAAAGTGTTTACGAATTATGTTTGGCTTATGAATTAAATGAAAAAGGATATTTAGTTAATCAACAGGTTACTACAAAAATCAATTACGGAAAGATTGAAATTGAAACTCCGCTAAAGATTGATTTACTTGTCAATGATACAATCATTGTAGAAATTAAAACTGTTGAAAAATTATTACCTGTTCATCAAGCTCAATTGATGACTTATATGAAAATTTTGAAAAAGCCTCAAGGACTTTTGATTAATTTTTATACAGATAATATTACTAAGTCAATGATTCCATTAGTGAATGAATATTTTTCAAAACTGCCGGAATGA
- the sufC gene encoding Fe-S cluster assembly ATPase SufC — MLNIKNLHAKIEDGDKEILKGINLEIKPGEVHAIMGPNGAGKSTLSSVIAGKEDYEVTDGEILFEGEEIGEDAPEERAHKGIFLSFQYPVEIPGVTVTNFIKAALNETRKANGLEEMGAKEMLGLIRENSEKLGIRKDFLSRSLNEGFSGGEKKRNEIFQMMMLNPKLAILDETDSGLDIDALRIVADGVNKFRSEGNAVLLITHYQRLLNYIQPDFVHVLADGKIIKTGDKSLALELEEKGYDWLLN; from the coding sequence ATGCTTAATATCAAAAACTTACACGCCAAAATTGAAGATGGCGACAAAGAAATTTTAAAAGGAATCAATCTTGAAATAAAACCAGGCGAAGTTCACGCTATTATGGGACCGAACGGCGCCGGAAAATCGACTCTTTCTTCTGTGATTGCAGGAAAAGAGGATTACGAAGTAACAGATGGAGAAATCCTTTTCGAAGGAGAAGAAATCGGTGAAGATGCACCTGAAGAAAGAGCACACAAAGGCATTTTCCTTTCTTTCCAATATCCTGTGGAAATCCCAGGAGTTACTGTTACCAATTTCATCAAAGCTGCTCTTAATGAAACAAGAAAAGCCAACGGATTGGAAGAAATGGGCGCTAAAGAAATGCTTGGTTTGATTCGTGAAAACTCTGAAAAATTAGGCATCAGAAAAGATTTCCTTTCCCGTTCTTTGAACGAAGGTTTCTCCGGTGGTGAAAAGAAAAGAAACGAGATTTTCCAAATGATGATGCTAAACCCGAAATTGGCAATTCTTGACGAAACTGATTCTGGATTGGATATCGATGCATTGAGAATTGTTGCTGATGGTGTCAACAAATTTAGAAGTGAAGGCAATGCAGTCCTTCTGATCACACATTACCAAAGATTATTGAATTATATTCAGCCAGATTTCGTTCACGTTTTGGCAGATGGAAAAATCATCAAAACAGGAGACAAGTCTCTTGCATTGGAACTGGAAGAAAAAGGTTACGATTGGTTGTTGAATTAA
- a CDS encoding cupin domain-containing protein — MNKVNLAEKFQLFSEYWSPKIVGELNGQQVKLAKFKGEFVWHKHDNEDEMFFIAEGTLNIEFRDKTITLNKGEFLIIPKGVEHKPVAENEVLVMLFEPATTLNTGNTENDLTKHQLNWI, encoded by the coding sequence ATGAACAAAGTAAATTTAGCAGAAAAGTTTCAGCTGTTTTCAGAATACTGGTCGCCAAAAATAGTAGGAGAACTTAATGGGCAACAAGTAAAGCTGGCAAAATTCAAAGGCGAATTTGTCTGGCATAAACACGATAATGAAGACGAAATGTTTTTCATTGCTGAAGGAACTTTGAATATTGAATTTCGTGATAAAACAATCACACTGAATAAAGGAGAATTTTTAATCATTCCGAAAGGAGTAGAACACAAACCTGTTGCTGAAAACGAGGTTTTGGTAATGTTGTTTGAGCCTGCGACAACACTTAATACAGGAAATACAGAAAACGACTTGACTAAACATCAGTTGAATTGGATATAA